The proteins below are encoded in one region of Candidatus Culexarchaeum yellowstonense:
- a CDS encoding aldehyde ferredoxin oxidoreductase: MIGGYCGKILEVNLSKSKIHVADANEDVLRHYVGGRGLAAKILWDRLGSRWSKVDPLSPENLLIVATGPITGFYPGGRICISGKSPQSNGIIGSTVGGEAGIDLKCAGYDAIVIEGASKDPVYLWIKDDEVEIRDASKYWGLDGKDTVVKLTKDAVDYLHSKYRRFGEWKDPSILYIGPAGEKLCRVAVVMEKWTHAAGYGGYGAVMGSKKLKAIVIKGSGPLPEIHNPIKFHNLLYMVYDECIRRDGMRRWGTGSGGYSVGAMQSSEPVKNWQEEWHDEKSFGVDEFERRVWIKRYWGDYGCPTTCLKIALVKCGPYAGSLTDNPDYELQAYLGTNLGIFTPEENVYVSSMVDDLGLCGINGGNVLGFAAELYQRGILTKDDLGGLDLSWGNAKAFGELAKMIAYRIGIGDILAEGTYRAALKLGKMKGVDLLPYVVQVKGVGVGAHGIRSRMDYPTPIAYACSVQGGDHTSVARLPVDSSGGEIVRIMCDSAVVCIFNFYPNPSLMWEFYEAVTGIKINPHDWCYSDGLRILNIQRAALLLGGPDFYWDPKVHDDNPLRFYEPLPTGPYKGQAADRNEVENLKKQYYEAVGWDEYGIPRSDKLRELGLEDVDSALEEVRKKLKRS, encoded by the coding sequence ATGATTGGAGGTTATTGTGGTAAAATATTGGAGGTAAATTTGAGTAAAAGCAAAATCCATGTTGCTGATGCCAATGAGGATGTGCTTAGACATTACGTTGGCGGTAGAGGTCTTGCAGCAAAGATACTCTGGGATAGGCTTGGTAGTAGGTGGAGTAAAGTTGACCCATTATCCCCTGAAAACCTATTAATAGTTGCCACGGGACCCATAACTGGATTCTACCCTGGAGGCAGAATATGCATATCTGGTAAGTCTCCACAGAGCAATGGGATCATAGGCTCCACGGTTGGAGGTGAAGCTGGCATAGATTTGAAGTGTGCTGGATATGATGCAATCGTAATTGAAGGTGCATCTAAGGATCCAGTATACTTATGGATTAAAGATGATGAAGTGGAAATTAGGGATGCCTCAAAGTATTGGGGTTTAGATGGTAAGGATACCGTTGTAAAGTTGACGAAGGATGCCGTAGATTACTTGCATAGCAAGTATAGACGATTCGGGGAATGGAAAGATCCATCAATCCTATACATAGGTCCAGCCGGAGAGAAGCTGTGTAGGGTTGCTGTGGTCATGGAGAAGTGGACTCATGCTGCTGGTTACGGTGGTTATGGAGCTGTGATGGGTTCCAAGAAGCTTAAAGCCATTGTGATAAAGGGTTCAGGGCCTCTGCCAGAAATACATAACCCAATAAAATTCCACAACCTACTATACATGGTATACGATGAATGTATCCGTAGGGATGGTATGCGGAGGTGGGGTACTGGTTCTGGCGGATATAGTGTTGGAGCAATGCAGAGTTCTGAGCCTGTGAAGAATTGGCAGGAGGAGTGGCATGATGAGAAGAGCTTCGGCGTAGATGAGTTTGAACGTAGAGTTTGGATTAAACGCTATTGGGGTGATTATGGTTGCCCAACAACATGCTTGAAGATTGCATTGGTTAAATGCGGCCCATACGCTGGATCCCTAACTGATAATCCAGATTACGAGTTGCAAGCATATCTTGGTACGAATCTGGGGATATTTACTCCAGAAGAGAATGTTTATGTTTCATCTATGGTTGATGACCTTGGGTTATGCGGGATTAATGGCGGTAATGTTCTTGGATTTGCCGCTGAATTATATCAGCGTGGAATATTGACAAAGGATGATCTTGGGGGTTTAGATTTAAGTTGGGGGAATGCGAAGGCCTTCGGGGAACTCGCAAAGATGATAGCATATAGGATTGGCATTGGAGATATACTTGCGGAGGGTACTTACAGAGCTGCTTTAAAGCTTGGTAAAATGAAGGGTGTGGATCTACTCCCATATGTTGTTCAAGTTAAGGGCGTCGGTGTGGGTGCTCATGGTATAAGGAGTAGAATGGATTACCCAACACCAATAGCCTATGCATGTTCAGTTCAAGGTGGAGATCACACTTCAGTGGCTAGATTACCCGTAGATTCCAGTGGTGGTGAAATTGTTAGGATAATGTGTGATTCCGCTGTGGTCTGCATATTCAACTTCTACCCAAATCCATCGTTGATGTGGGAATTCTATGAGGCTGTAACTGGGATTAAAATTAATCCACATGATTGGTGCTATAGTGATGGACTTAGAATACTGAACATTCAACGTGCAGCTTTACTGCTAGGTGGACCAGACTTCTATTGGGATCCGAAGGTTCATGATGATAATCCACTGAGATTTTATGAACCTCTGCCCACCGGCCCATATAAGGGTCAAGCTGCTGATAGGAATGAGGTTGAGAATTTGAAGAAGCAGTATTACGAAGCCGTTGGGTGGGATGAATATGGAATACCTAGAAGTGATAAATTGAGGGAGCTTGGACTTGAGGATGTGGATTCAGCTTTAGAGGAAGTTAGGAAGAAGTTAAAGCGGAGTTAG
- a CDS encoding MGMT family protein — translation MTILVYDVDEGRIRKAKLKDYVEIVKALMQLIPEGRVSTYGSIAKALKINPKLVGKIVKMNDEPVIYPCHRIVKSDGSFGGYSGLGGTIFKKRLLEFEGVKVSKNGKILSEHISDIMDLLC, via the coding sequence ATGACAATACTAGTATATGACGTCGATGAGGGGAGGATTAGGAAAGCAAAGTTAAAGGATTACGTGGAGATCGTTAAGGCACTCATGCAATTAATTCCAGAGGGGAGGGTATCAACATATGGAAGCATAGCTAAAGCTTTAAAAATAAACCCAAAACTGGTTGGGAAGATTGTTAAAATGAATGATGAACCAGTAATCTACCCATGCCATAGGATAGTAAAGAGTGATGGAAGTTTTGGTGGATATAGTGGACTTGGAGGAACTATATTTAAGAAAAGGTTACTGGAATTTGAAGGTGTAAAAGTATCAAAAAATGGTAAGATTTTATCTGAACATATTTCAGACATTATGGACTTACTATGCTAG
- a CDS encoding redox-regulated ATPase YchF, with amino-acid sequence MIRIGLIGKTNTGKTTFFNAATLLSEEVSTYPFTTKKPNIGTATVQTVCVCREFKVKDNPQNSKCIEGWRYIPIELIDLPGLIKDAHLGRGLGDQFLSVAMQSDALLHIVDASGSIDAEGKICQPGIGNPIADYYEVEYELVEWFKKVIKSNKDRVEREYAKRQSMVEALYQIFSGMKVTREMIYVSLEKAELLDRKLDSWTEEDYNKFSMELRIISKPTLIVANKMDLGIAEENYKRIVEEFGQHLVVPCSAEAELALRRAEQQGIVRYIPGMESFEIIDESKLNPRQRWALSYIKHMVMDKLLRTGVQLALNIAVFKLLRMNVVYPVEDPERLTDKKGNVLPDAFLMPHNATLLDLAKEIHSDLARGLLYGIDVRTGIRLPKDYILRDRDVITLVSTTRRK; translated from the coding sequence ATGATAAGGATAGGATTGATTGGGAAGACGAATACTGGGAAGACGACATTCTTCAATGCGGCAACCCTACTAAGTGAAGAGGTATCAACATACCCATTCACAACGAAGAAACCTAACATAGGGACAGCCACAGTTCAAACAGTCTGTGTATGCAGGGAGTTTAAGGTTAAAGATAATCCACAGAATTCTAAGTGTATAGAGGGATGGAGATATATACCAATAGAATTAATAGACTTGCCAGGGCTAATAAAGGATGCACATTTGGGTAGGGGGCTTGGAGACCAATTCTTAAGCGTAGCCATGCAATCAGATGCACTACTACACATAGTGGATGCATCTGGAAGTATAGATGCAGAGGGGAAAATATGCCAACCTGGAATTGGAAATCCAATAGCAGATTACTATGAAGTTGAATATGAACTTGTGGAGTGGTTTAAGAAGGTTATAAAATCCAATAAGGATAGGGTGGAGAGAGAGTATGCGAAGAGGCAATCCATGGTTGAAGCATTGTATCAAATATTTTCTGGAATGAAAGTTACAAGGGAAATGATATACGTAAGCTTGGAGAAGGCAGAACTCCTAGATAGGAAACTGGATTCTTGGACGGAGGAAGACTACAACAAATTCTCAATGGAGCTTAGAATAATATCAAAACCAACGCTAATAGTTGCCAATAAAATGGATTTGGGGATAGCTGAGGAAAACTATAAGAGGATAGTTGAGGAATTCGGACAACACTTAGTAGTCCCATGTAGTGCAGAAGCAGAGCTGGCTTTAAGGAGAGCCGAACAACAGGGGATAGTGAGGTATATACCGGGAATGGAGAGCTTCGAAATAATAGATGAATCCAAATTGAATCCAAGACAGAGGTGGGCTTTAAGCTACATAAAGCATATGGTTATGGATAAACTATTGAGGACAGGAGTCCAATTGGCATTAAACATAGCAGTCTTCAAACTGCTAAGAATGAATGTGGTATACCCAGTTGAAGACCCAGAAAGGTTAACGGACAAGAAGGGGAACGTGCTACCAGATGCATTCCTAATGCCACACAACGCCACACTACTAGACCTTGCAAAGGAGATACATAGCGATTTAGCAAGAGGACTACTATACGGAATAGATGTGAGAACAGGAATAAGGCTACCAAAAGATTACATACTAAGAGATAGAGACGTAATAACACTAGTATCAACAACGAGAAGAAAGTAG
- a CDS encoding acyl-CoA/acyl-ACP dehydrogenase, whose protein sequence is MSAPLINYPKDTVLSFSKDEEMFRGVVKEFCDRYIAPVWVKVDEEAEKDPMKIPLDLYSKMGEQGLFAIPCSSKFGGQDGTYTMATIATEEIAYADPAVAIAVYTLLNNGWPFALQVFGGEEVCQEIIPEVAKGRAFFGISTTEPQGGSDIAGIKTTARKEGSKYIFNGEKAYISGVGEVQKLPWGGGWFLVARTGGPGHRGLSAFAFLARRNGVLGKGFHQTIYHDIGRHGLTTGGFILENFELDAKYLLGEENRGFYYVMEGFNLARILVSAACVGAMKWLLERAAEWFKQRKLFEGRYISSFQGVSFPFAELYAKYEAARYFVYRAARLADKVYVEKDPTVNPRDLNVPVSLAKMWAPLAVADLAEEVMKWYGAFAYTKECPVYRAWLGTFSYAIGAEGAQNIMKYIIARDLLGSEYVRA, encoded by the coding sequence TTGAGTGCGCCACTAATAAATTACCCGAAGGACACGGTTCTAAGTTTCAGTAAGGATGAGGAGATGTTTAGGGGGGTTGTTAAGGAGTTTTGTGATAGGTATATTGCGCCAGTATGGGTTAAAGTTGATGAGGAGGCTGAGAAGGATCCCATGAAAATACCATTAGACCTATACTCTAAGATGGGTGAGCAAGGCTTATTTGCAATCCCATGTAGCTCGAAGTTTGGGGGGCAGGATGGAACATACACCATGGCTACAATAGCCACTGAGGAGATAGCTTATGCTGATCCAGCGGTGGCCATTGCTGTATATACGCTCCTAAATAATGGTTGGCCCTTCGCTCTACAGGTTTTTGGCGGTGAAGAGGTTTGTCAAGAGATAATACCAGAGGTGGCTAAGGGGAGGGCGTTCTTTGGAATATCAACAACAGAGCCTCAGGGAGGCTCAGACATTGCTGGGATAAAGACTACGGCCAGGAAGGAGGGTTCAAAGTACATATTCAATGGTGAAAAAGCCTACATCAGCGGTGTTGGAGAGGTTCAGAAGCTTCCATGGGGTGGAGGATGGTTCCTAGTGGCTAGGACTGGTGGCCCCGGTCATAGGGGGTTATCGGCCTTCGCTTTCCTAGCTAGGAGGAATGGCGTGTTAGGTAAAGGGTTTCATCAAACAATATATCATGACATTGGTAGGCACGGCCTCACTACTGGAGGATTCATATTGGAGAACTTTGAGCTTGACGCCAAATACCTCCTCGGCGAGGAGAATAGGGGATTCTATTATGTGATGGAGGGGTTCAACCTAGCTAGAATACTGGTTTCAGCTGCATGTGTTGGTGCGATGAAGTGGCTTTTGGAGAGGGCTGCTGAATGGTTTAAGCAGAGGAAACTGTTTGAGGGGAGATATATATCATCATTTCAAGGTGTAAGCTTCCCATTTGCCGAGCTATATGCAAAGTATGAAGCTGCAAGATACTTCGTTTATAGAGCTGCAAGGCTTGCGGATAAAGTTTATGTGGAGAAGGATCCAACCGTGAATCCAAGGGATCTGAACGTTCCAGTTTCATTGGCTAAGATGTGGGCTCCACTGGCAGTTGCTGATTTAGCTGAGGAAGTTATGAAATGGTATGGGGCTTTCGCATATACCAAGGAATGCCCAGTATATAGAGCTTGGCTTGGAACATTCTCATATGCCATAGGCGCTGAGGGAGCTCAAAACATAATGAAATACATAATAGCCAGAGACCTCCTTGGAAGCGAATATGTTAGGGCTTAA
- a CDS encoding 3'-phosphoesterase, translating into MSGEERIFVVHRHEARRLHWDLRLEMNGVLKSWAVPKEPPTERGVRRLAIMVEDHPLEYANFQGIIPEGHYGAGKVEIWDKGTYKPIEVTDRKIVFQLNGEKLKGEYVLLKYDKSGENNWLFFKK; encoded by the coding sequence ATGAGTGGAGAAGAACGTATATTCGTAGTTCATAGGCATGAGGCGAGAAGGCTACATTGGGATCTGAGGCTTGAAATGAATGGTGTGTTAAAGAGTTGGGCTGTCCCAAAAGAACCCCCAACCGAGAGGGGGGTTAGGAGATTGGCTATCATGGTTGAAGACCACCCACTGGAATACGCAAACTTCCAAGGGATAATACCTGAGGGGCATTATGGAGCTGGAAAAGTGGAGATATGGGATAAGGGGACGTATAAGCCAATAGAAGTTACGGATAGGAAGATAGTATTCCAGCTGAATGGGGAGAAGCTTAAGGGAGAATACGTACTATTAAAGTATGATAAGAGTGGTGAAAACAATTGGCTCTTCTTCAAAAAATAG
- a CDS encoding 4Fe-4S ferredoxin, with amino-acid sequence MNILELRDLMETNSASRELRDKRRILLIGSCLTYEHPEIVEKYVEGRVALKVCLEREHFNMACLKLASIVARVPIEEIVVLTVDGSPHCIQLHFMMDEVEKVTGKSLNVKHIVVYKGREVEVDRSRVKKARYLSKLSGDLDDNTSI; translated from the coding sequence ATGAACATATTGGAGTTAAGAGATTTAATGGAGACAAACTCCGCAAGCAGAGAACTTAGAGATAAAAGAAGGATACTACTCATAGGATCATGCCTAACATATGAGCACCCGGAAATAGTGGAGAAATACGTTGAGGGGAGAGTTGCATTAAAAGTATGTCTAGAAAGAGAGCACTTCAACATGGCATGCCTAAAACTAGCCTCAATAGTGGCAAGAGTACCCATAGAGGAAATAGTGGTGCTAACAGTAGATGGATCACCACACTGCATACAATTACACTTCATGATGGACGAAGTTGAAAAGGTAACAGGTAAATCGCTCAACGTAAAACACATAGTCGTATATAAGGGGAGGGAGGTAGAAGTTGATAGGAGCAGGGTTAAGAAAGCTAGATACTTATCAAAACTCTCAGGCGATTTAGATGACAATACTAGTATATGA
- a CDS encoding thiamine pyrophosphate-binding protein, with protein sequence MRAAEYIIKFLEEKDARIVYGLPGYNILEIYEAIRKSNLEHVLVKHEHSAAVMADVTGRLTLKPGVCLVTAGPGALNAATGVAAAYTAASPMLHITGHCSSREKVQPYHGVEDWLFLEKIFANITKWSKTVDNALELPYHMEKAYHIATSGRKGPVHISLAMDILEVDIQKTLNTYKGEIQFELKNAARRIAKKLMELEKPIIVAGKGVLRENSTMEIEELMEKTYIPTLASRRSRDVIPFNNKLNIGYTIIVGFGNVLEDLRKFLEEADGIITVGLDRGERESRDIMELSKSKRIIHLYQEEPPYVEIIEDNGKIIEINTPNLKQLLEELIREVNGYRSKWTNLENRIAELKGKVESDLKEHAHRFSEQKPIHPAYLVQTIKEMVKNDDVIFAIDVGGSSSWAELYLRQNKPNTLLTSDRFGNMGFTLPAAIAANKVKPEANVIGITGDGGMLMTLGEIATAVEQKSNIKIIVMNDRQYTMIKNIQRSRHGYPPFQVDIHTPNFNEIAKSFGANGIKVDDPRDLSAMLEEALNVKGPTIIDVYTTNEYENYRYRL encoded by the coding sequence ATGAGGGCAGCGGAGTATATAATAAAATTCTTAGAGGAAAAAGATGCGAGAATAGTGTATGGCTTGCCAGGATATAATATACTGGAAATATATGAAGCTATAAGGAAGAGCAATCTAGAACATGTGCTGGTAAAACATGAACACTCAGCAGCTGTAATGGCAGATGTAACAGGTAGGTTGACTTTGAAGCCAGGAGTATGCCTAGTTACGGCGGGACCTGGAGCATTAAATGCAGCCACAGGAGTGGCAGCAGCATATACAGCAGCTTCACCAATGCTACACATAACTGGACACTGCTCAAGCAGGGAAAAGGTACAACCATACCATGGAGTTGAAGACTGGCTTTTCCTAGAAAAGATATTTGCAAACATAACGAAATGGAGTAAAACCGTGGATAACGCATTGGAACTACCATACCACATGGAAAAAGCATACCATATTGCCACAAGTGGAAGGAAGGGGCCTGTACACATATCACTAGCCATGGACATACTCGAAGTAGACATACAAAAAACATTAAACACATATAAAGGTGAAATACAATTCGAATTGAAGAATGCCGCAAGAAGGATAGCTAAAAAGTTAATGGAATTAGAGAAGCCAATAATAGTTGCTGGTAAGGGGGTTCTTAGAGAGAATTCAACCATGGAAATTGAAGAATTAATGGAGAAAACATACATACCGACACTGGCAAGTAGGAGAAGTAGAGACGTAATACCATTCAACAATAAACTGAATATAGGGTACACCATAATAGTGGGATTTGGAAATGTACTGGAAGATTTAAGGAAATTCCTTGAAGAAGCAGATGGAATAATAACTGTGGGACTAGATAGGGGGGAGAGGGAGTCTAGAGATATCATGGAATTATCCAAGAGTAAGAGGATTATACACTTATACCAAGAGGAACCACCTTACGTAGAAATAATTGAGGATAATGGTAAAATAATTGAAATAAACACCCCAAACCTAAAACAATTATTAGAGGAGTTAATTAGAGAAGTCAATGGCTATAGGAGTAAATGGACTAACCTTGAAAATAGGATAGCGGAATTAAAGGGGAAGGTGGAATCAGATTTAAAGGAACACGCACATAGATTTTCAGAACAAAAACCCATACACCCAGCATACCTCGTTCAAACAATAAAGGAAATGGTAAAGAATGATGATGTGATATTCGCCATAGATGTTGGTGGAAGCTCATCATGGGCTGAACTATACCTAAGACAAAACAAGCCAAACACACTACTAACATCAGATAGATTTGGAAATATGGGATTCACATTACCAGCAGCAATAGCCGCAAATAAAGTGAAGCCAGAAGCAAATGTGATCGGGATAACGGGAGATGGAGGAATGCTAATGACCCTTGGAGAAATAGCCACAGCTGTGGAGCAAAAGTCCAACATAAAAATAATAGTCATGAATGACAGGCAATACACAATGATAAAGAATATACAGAGGAGTAGGCATGGATACCCACCATTCCAAGTGGACATTCATACACCAAACTTCAATGAAATAGCAAAAAGCTTCGGAGCAAATGGAATTAAAGTGGATGATCCAAGAGATCTAAGCGCAATGTTAGAAGAAGCTCTAAACGTTAAGGGCCCAACAATAATAGATGTATACACAACAAACGAATATGAAAACTATAGATACAGATTATAG
- a CDS encoding 4Fe-4S dicluster domain-containing protein: MAVKSQIWIMRDYANCSGCRLCEVVCSLAHEGRIWPEASRIRVFKYVPGVEFPHFCSQCDDYPCVAACPVKALSVNESTGAVIVDEGKCIMCGKCIDACPGHIPHKHPAKNHVVICDLCGGYPKCVEICQKAKYNVLWIVDRSGLGKQTKLYARTPKEISDELVIRLYGEFGRRFL; this comes from the coding sequence ATGGCTGTGAAATCTCAGATTTGGATTATGAGGGATTATGCCAATTGTAGTGGTTGTAGGCTTTGCGAAGTTGTTTGCAGCTTGGCTCATGAGGGTAGGATATGGCCTGAAGCTTCTAGGATTAGGGTTTTCAAGTATGTCCCAGGGGTTGAGTTTCCACATTTCTGTTCTCAGTGTGATGACTATCCATGTGTGGCTGCATGCCCAGTTAAAGCTTTATCCGTTAATGAAAGTACTGGTGCAGTTATTGTCGATGAGGGTAAATGTATAATGTGTGGGAAATGTATAGATGCATGTCCAGGGCATATTCCCCATAAGCATCCAGCTAAGAATCATGTGGTCATATGTGATCTATGTGGTGGATATCCAAAGTGCGTTGAAATATGTCAGAAAGCTAAGTATAATGTGTTGTGGATTGTGGATAGAAGTGGATTGGGTAAGCAGACTAAGCTTTATGCAAGGACGCCTAAGGAGATTTCAGATGAACTTGTAATTAGACTTTATGGTGAATTTGGGAGGCGATTCCTATGA
- a CDS encoding myo-inositol-1-phosphate synthase — MIRTIILGQGMVANYFAVGLERIKAGEIPPYGVPLANVKLRRKIEEIEIVGTYDVDARKVGKTIYEVAKKEIGEVSPIPEKLKEVEVREGVHLRSLNGVLSGVLGLERKMTLKDAVNIIVDQWKEMNPDVIVNIITTESAKPVNDISELEERINGNDVEKLAATQVYAYATLKYREETGRKVAFVNAIPTPIANDENIVKMYEKSGLPLFGDDGATGATPLTADLLEHMAMKNRKIEFIVQFNIAGNTDFLALTLPEKNLMKEVTKSSMIKDILGYDVPHYIKPTGYLEPLGDKKFVAMHMEYYTFNNLKDEIYINVRMNDSPALAGLLVDLVRIGRICIDKGICGAVYPVNLFYMKMPGPPGSKSTSKILAFQKLKEWLREIDGLVEG, encoded by the coding sequence ATGATAAGAACCATAATACTCGGGCAAGGGATGGTTGCAAACTACTTCGCAGTTGGATTGGAAAGGATAAAGGCTGGAGAAATACCACCCTATGGAGTCCCACTAGCCAATGTAAAATTGAGGAGGAAGATAGAAGAAATAGAAATCGTGGGAACATACGATGTAGATGCAAGAAAGGTTGGGAAAACAATATATGAAGTGGCAAAGAAGGAAATAGGGGAAGTATCACCAATACCTGAGAAATTGAAGGAGGTAGAAGTTAGGGAGGGGGTGCATCTAAGAAGTTTAAATGGAGTTTTAAGTGGAGTCTTGGGATTGGAGAGGAAGATGACCTTAAAGGATGCCGTAAATATTATTGTTGATCAATGGAAGGAAATGAATCCAGACGTCATAGTAAACATCATAACAACGGAAAGTGCGAAACCAGTCAACGATATAAGCGAATTGGAGGAGAGGATTAATGGAAATGATGTTGAAAAGTTAGCTGCAACACAAGTATATGCATACGCCACTTTGAAGTATAGGGAGGAAACTGGGCGTAAAGTGGCATTCGTAAATGCCATACCAACACCAATAGCCAACGATGAAAACATTGTTAAAATGTATGAAAAGAGCGGCTTACCACTATTTGGGGATGATGGAGCTACAGGTGCAACACCATTAACTGCAGATTTATTGGAGCATATGGCCATGAAGAATAGGAAGATTGAATTCATAGTTCAATTCAACATAGCTGGAAACACAGACTTCCTAGCATTGACACTACCAGAGAAGAATTTGATGAAGGAAGTTACGAAGAGTAGCATGATAAAAGATATACTTGGATACGATGTCCCACACTATATAAAACCCACGGGATACCTAGAGCCTCTAGGGGATAAGAAGTTTGTGGCAATGCATATGGAATACTACACATTCAACAATTTAAAGGATGAAATATACATTAATGTCAGGATGAATGATAGCCCAGCACTGGCGGGGCTACTAGTGGATCTAGTTAGGATTGGGAGGATATGCATAGATAAAGGTATTTGTGGGGCAGTATACCCGGTAAACTTATTCTACATGAAGATGCCAGGGCCACCGGGATCAAAATCCACATCGAAGATATTGGCATTCCAAAAACTTAAAGAGTGGCTTAGAGAAATAGATGGATTGGTAGAGGGGTAG
- a CDS encoding YgeY family selenium metabolism-linked hydrolase produces the protein MKYKEKLESLISKLIATPSTSGNEKEIAEIIKDKLNEIGFDKVEIDKYGSVIAVAKGKSDINILFEGHLDHVPPGNINAWKYPPYNAKIVNDEVYGRGSVDMKGPITSLITAMEEALKRELEINIQLAFVVHEETVEGEAIKRIIEEGILDKPEAAILIEPTNLNVAIGHRGRSLIKVKLMGKTAHASMPDLGVNAIEATSKFIIRLREKLNQNLPIHPVLGKATITPIKIRCQPEGLPQIPDEAEVILDRRMIIGEDEDSVLKPLMKLLNELISSKEALNGFVEIVEEEVKCWTGASMKVKDFFPAWLMSIEKLEDMGVKEIIKTMGGRYMVWDFSTDGVYTANSNIKTFGFGPGDWKMAHQPNEKISLKEMDKAVEGYKKILEVLEKKLAV, from the coding sequence ATGAAGTATAAAGAGAAGCTGGAAAGTCTAATATCAAAGCTCATAGCAACCCCAAGCACATCTGGAAATGAAAAGGAAATAGCTGAGATCATAAAGGATAAGTTAAATGAAATAGGATTTGATAAAGTTGAAATAGATAAATATGGAAGTGTAATAGCTGTTGCCAAGGGTAAAAGTGATATAAACATATTATTTGAAGGACATTTAGACCACGTTCCACCTGGAAACATCAATGCATGGAAATATCCACCATACAATGCAAAAATTGTAAATGATGAAGTTTACGGTAGAGGATCTGTAGACATGAAGGGGCCGATAACCTCACTAATAACAGCCATGGAGGAGGCCCTGAAAAGGGAACTTGAAATAAACATACAATTGGCATTCGTAGTTCATGAAGAAACAGTTGAAGGGGAAGCTATAAAGAGGATAATTGAAGAGGGAATATTGGATAAACCGGAAGCGGCAATACTCATAGAACCAACAAACCTAAATGTAGCAATTGGGCATAGGGGTAGAAGCCTAATAAAGGTTAAATTGATGGGGAAAACTGCCCATGCAAGCATGCCAGATCTAGGGGTAAATGCAATAGAAGCCACCTCAAAATTCATTATAAGGTTAAGGGAAAAATTGAATCAGAATCTCCCCATACATCCAGTACTAGGAAAAGCCACCATAACCCCAATAAAAATTAGGTGCCAACCTGAAGGGCTACCACAAATTCCAGATGAAGCAGAAGTAATTCTTGATAGGAGAATGATCATAGGTGAAGATGAAGATAGCGTCCTAAAACCTCTAATGAAACTACTTAACGAATTGATAAGCAGTAAAGAAGCTTTGAATGGATTTGTGGAAATAGTTGAGGAGGAAGTTAAGTGTTGGACTGGAGCATCGATGAAGGTGAAAGACTTCTTCCCAGCATGGCTAATGAGCATTGAAAAATTGGAGGATATGGGGGTTAAAGAAATTATAAAGACTATGGGTGGAAGGTATATGGTATGGGATTTCAGCACAGATGGAGTCTACACAGCAAACTCAAACATAAAGACATTTGGATTCGGACCTGGAGATTGGAAAATGGCGCATCAACCAAATGAGAAGATAAGTTTAAAGGAGATGGATAAAGCTGTTGAAGGATATAAAAAGATTTTGGAAGTTTTGGAGAAGAAGTTGGCAGTCTAA